The window CGACGACAACCCCGTCGTATTTGGAGTCCCCAGCCGCCCGGCCAGCAGATCCCCGGCGAGGTTGGCCCGGGCGAACACCGTCGCGGCGTTGATCCAGGCTTTGCCTCCGTCCCATCCCTTGACCGTCGAAGGAAAGAACAGATGCTGGCCGGCCTCCGCGGTCAACTGCGAGAGCCGCACCCAGTCCGGGGTGGCGATCCCCAGATGCCGCACCGCGCCCACCACAAACTCGACCGGGCTCTTGATCTGGGCGTGAATCACCGACGGGTGGTAGAAGGCCTGCGACCGGAACATCGCCCGGAGGACCGGCGCAAGTTCGTAGCCGGTGGCGATCAAGCGCTGCGCCATCCCCTCGACCAGGACGGGGTCGGGGGTGGGGGAGACGAAGAACTTCGCCAGCTTGCCGGCAATATACCGCGGCGTCGCCGGGTTCGCCAGGATGATCCGCAGGATGTCCGTTCCATCGAACGCCCCCGACTGCCCGAAAAAGCTCTTCATCCCGTCATCGTGCAGTTGGGCCCGAAAGGCAAACGTGCGGCGGTCTTCGAAGGTGCGGTAGTCCCGCAGCGTCCACCCTGTCCAGGCGCGCGCCGACTCGCGAATGTCGGTCTCGGTGTAATGGCCGATCCCCATCGTGAACAACTCCATCAGTTCCCGCGCCCAATTCTCGTTGGGGTGGCCCTTGCGGTTCGCGTCGTTGTTGAGATAGCGGAGCATCGCTGGATCGCGCGCCACCCCCTCGAGCAGGCGGGCGAAGTTGCCGGCGGCGTGCTGGCGAAAGAGCTGGTTCTGGTTGTACATGGCGATGGCGTCCTGCACGTCCCCGAACGAACTGGTAAAGTGTCCGTGCCAAAACAACGTCAGCTTCTCACGGAGCGGGGCCTGGGCCCTGGCCATCCGGTCGAGCCACCATGAGGTCAGGACAACGATCCCCCGTTGGTGCGCCCGGTTCACCTCGTTGTAGGCGGCACGCACCTGGGGGCTGTCCTTGGGCTTGATCCTGGACCGGAGGACATCCTGGACCATCGAGTCGGCCCGTACCTCCGCCGGGCGGATTCCGTCGAACGGCGGCGCCGTGTCCGAACCCGGCGGCGAATCAAAGAGGGCATCCACGGCTCCGTCGGGGCCGGCTTCGATGGCCAGGGCAACCTCGGAAGGGAGCGCACCAAATCCGGCACGGCGCAGCAGGTGCCCTGCTTTCGCCACATCCCAGCGGTCTTGGACAGATGGGGAGAAGGCATCAAGGCCCGACGGCATGGCGCATCTCCTTCACGCATTCGACCTCTCGCCCCCCGAGCGGGGGAGGGGGGATGTTGCTTCTTAAGCGCGGGATCCTCCAGAAAAGTTCCCCGCGGCGAAGTCCCGCCGCGCGCGCGCCAGGACCTCCCCGTCGGCGAGCACGTCGATCGCCGTCATCGCCATGACCCTGGCGTCGTTGAGCATCCCGGCGAGCCCGATCTCGGCCTTCCCGGCCTCGAGTGCCTCCCGGGTGTGCATCCCCACTCCGGGCGGGCAGGTGGGGAGGGTGTATTCAATCGTGGGAACGGCCTGGGTGAGGTTTCCGAGGTCCGTGGACGCTCCTGAGGGCTCCTCGGCCATTTCGAACCCTAGCGCATCGGCGTTCCGCTTCACCAGATCGGCAAGGGCGGGGTTGTATCGAATGGCGTCGTGGAAGAGATCCAACTTCACTTCGAGGACCGTGGCGGTCGCTTGGGCAGCGCCGCGGGCGCAGCCCTTCACCCGCTCCACGAGCTCGCGGACGTACACTCCGTCCGGGGAGCGGACGCCCAAGGCCAACGCGGCGTGCTCCGGGATGATGTTGACCGCCTGACCGCCGTCGGTGACGATCCCGTGGATCCGTGCGTCGGGGCGGATCTGTTGACGGAGCGCGCCCACCGCGTTGAACGTCAGGATCACGGCATCGAGGGCGTTGAGCCCGGACCACGGTGCCGCGGCCGCGTGCGAGGGCCGGCCGGTGAACGCGAAATCCACGCGCTGCACCGCCAGGCATCCCGTGGTCACGTGCGGCGTCGCGCCGGCGTGATAGGCCAGGGCGACGTCCAGCCCCCTAAACGCCCCCCGCTCCAGCATCAGGATCTTGCCGCCCCCGCCCTCCTCGGCAGGGGTGCCGTAATAAATGACCTGTCCGGGCAGGTCCCCCAGCACGGCCCTCAGGGCCGAGGCGGCGGCCATCATGCCGGCCGCCATGAGGTTGTGGCCGCAGGCATGCCCCAACCCGGGGAGCGCGTCGTACTCTGCGATCAGTCCAACGGTCGGGCCGGGGGCGTTGCCGGCAGCCCGGGCAAGGATCGCGGTGGGAAGATCCGCCACCCCGCGCTCGACACGGTAGCCGTGGCGGCTAAGGGCGTCGCTGACCCACTCCACCGCCCGCACCTCCTGGAATCCGATCTCGGGGTTCGCGTGGATCCGGAGCGCGAGGTCGCGGGCCTCCTCCGCCACCGCATCCAGCGCGGCCATCGCCCGCGCTTTGAGTGCCTGGACGTCGTGTACGGTTGTGACCACCACGTGGCCTCCTCGGTCTTGACGAATGACACGTGGTTCGCGGCGAGGCGTCCGTCCCTCCTGCCCCGCCCCTCCGATGCCACCGAAGCCGTCCCCGGCGGACCGCGACCATCGGGACGGCGCGCGCGAGGTGGCCATCCGATCGGTCTTGGATCGCGCCTTCCTAGGAAAAAGGGGAAGCGGGTGAGGCGGGCCGGTGGAGCCCGCCGGCGTTGGGGACCTCACCCGGCTACGCGACCGGCATCGCCAGCCTCGGATCGGCAGAGGGCAGCGCATCCGAATCCCACGGCGGGTCCGCCCGAGGGCCCGATGCGCCGCCATCCCGTCCCATCGTTTTCGGGACCGGGATGGCGGCGTGGTCGTCGAATCGACCGATGCTGAGCAGGCTTAGATCTCCACGGTCTCCAACATCGTGCTCAACTGCTTGCGCAGCTCAGGCGTATTCTGATGGCCGTGGCTCTTCGCGGCGTGTGTCGCCGCCGCCTCGACCAAATCTTCCCGTTGAGATTGCGGGGCCATGATCACCAGCTGGCAGTTCTTCTCGCTCGGAAACTTTCCACAGTTGGCCACCACCCACGTGCCCTTCGCCAGGCGCAGTTGCGTCGCGTCCATTTCCTTCACCCCTCTCAGTCTGGACTTCATCGCGATCCTTCGCTCCACCCAACGGCCGGTCACACCTCCCTTCTGATACACTTGCGGATCTGAGCTACCCCAAGACCCGAGCTACCAACTCTGCGGCCCGCGCCGCCCCCCCAGAAGGGACGGGTGAGTACTCGACGGACGCGGCGAGCGCGTGCCGCACCCCCTCCGCGAGCCCCTCGGAGCTTACCTCCTGGTAGTCCATCTGCGCAGCGTGCCCGTAGCGGCGCAGGCGCCTCGCCACGTGAAATCGCTGCTCGAAATGATTGCGCAGCGGGAACGACAGGAACGGCCGCCGAAGCGCGATCAACTCCATCCCGGTGGTCAGGCCGCCCTGGGCCACGGCCGCGTCACAACAGGCCAGATGCTGGT of the bacterium genome contains:
- a CDS encoding DUF1800 domain-containing protein, whose amino-acid sequence is MPSGLDAFSPSVQDRWDVAKAGHLLRRAGFGALPSEVALAIEAGPDGAVDALFDSPPGSDTAPPFDGIRPAEVRADSMVQDVLRSRIKPKDSPQVRAAYNEVNRAHQRGIVVLTSWWLDRMARAQAPLREKLTLFWHGHFTSSFGDVQDAIAMYNQNQLFRQHAAGNFARLLEGVARDPAMLRYLNNDANRKGHPNENWARELMELFTMGIGHYTETDIRESARAWTGWTLRDYRTFEDRRTFAFRAQLHDDGMKSFFGQSGAFDGTDILRIILANPATPRYIAGKLAKFFVSPTPDPVLVEGMAQRLIATGYELAPVLRAMFRSQAFYHPSVIHAQIKSPVEFVVGAVRHLGIATPDWVRLSQLTAEAGQHLFFPSTVKGWDGGKAWINAATVFARANLAGDLLAGRLGTPNTTGLSSVETMSAYLLQRSLPPGRRAILADIARNNRDAAIHLIMSLPDYQVA
- a CDS encoding M20 family metallopeptidase, with the protein product MVTTVHDVQALKARAMAALDAVAEEARDLALRIHANPEIGFQEVRAVEWVSDALSRHGYRVERGVADLPTAILARAAGNAPGPTVGLIAEYDALPGLGHACGHNLMAAGMMAAASALRAVLGDLPGQVIYYGTPAEEGGGGKILMLERGAFRGLDVALAYHAGATPHVTTGCLAVQRVDFAFTGRPSHAAAAPWSGLNALDAVILTFNAVGALRQQIRPDARIHGIVTDGGQAVNIIPEHAALALGVRSPDGVYVRELVERVKGCARGAAQATATVLEVKLDLFHDAIRYNPALADLVKRNADALGFEMAEEPSGASTDLGNLTQAVPTIEYTLPTCPPGVGMHTREALEAGKAEIGLAGMLNDARVMAMTAIDVLADGEVLARARRDFAAGNFSGGSRA
- a CDS encoding DUF1059 domain-containing protein yields the protein MKSRLRGVKEMDATQLRLAKGTWVVANCGKFPSEKNCQLVIMAPQSQREDLVEAAATHAAKSHGHQNTPELRKQLSTMLETVEI